Proteins encoded within one genomic window of Oryza glaberrima chromosome 12, OglaRS2, whole genome shotgun sequence:
- the LOC127757087 gene encoding F-box/LRR-repeat protein 3-like — protein MASPAPTHHAKRRRLALPPPPPPHLNDLADELLFLILDRAAAHDPRALKSFSLVSRACHAAESRHRRVLRPFRPDLLPAALARYPAISHLDLSLCPRLPDAALAALPVAPFVSAVDLSRSRGFGAAGLAALVAAFPNLTDLDLSNGLDLGDAAAAEVAKARRLQRLSLSRCKRITDMGLGCIAVGCPDLRELSLKWCIGVTHLGLDLLALKCNKLNILDLSYTMIVKKCFPAIMKLQNLQVLLLVGCNGIDDDALTSLDQECSKSLQVLDMSNSYNVTHVGVLSIVKAMPNLLELNLSYCSPVTPSMSSSFEMIHKLQKLKLDGCQFMDDGLKSIGKSCVSLRELSLSKCSGVTDTDLSFVVPRLKNLLKLDVTCCRKITDVSLAAITTSCPSLISLRMESCSLVSSKGLQLIGRRCTHLEELDLTDTDLDDEGLKALSGCSKLSSLKIGICLRITDEGLRHVSKSCPDLRDIDLYRSGAISDEGVTHIAQGCPMLESINMSYCTKLTDCSLRSLSKCIKLNTLEIRGCPMVSSAGLSEIATGCRLLSKLDIKKCFEINDMGMIFLSQFSHNLRQINLSYCSVTDIGLISLSSICGLQNMTIVHLAGVTPNGLIAALMVCGLRKVKLHEAFKSMVPSHMLKVVEARGCLFQWINKPYQVAVEPCDVWKQQSQDLLVQ, from the exons ATGGCCTCGCCTGCGCCCACCCACcacgccaagcgccgccgcctcgccctgcccccgcccccgcccccgcacCTCAACGacctcgccgacgagctcctcttcctcatcctcgACCGTGCCGCCGCCCATGACCCACGCGCCCTCAAGTCCTTCTCCCTCGTCTCCCGCGCCTGCCACGCCGCCGAgtcacgccaccgccgcgtcctccgCCCCTTCCGCCCcgacctcctccccgccgcgctcgcccgctaCCCCGCCATCTCCCACCTCGATCTCTCCCTCTGCCCCCGCCTCcccgacgccgccctcgccgcgctcccCGTCGCGCCGTTCGTCTCCGCCGTCGACCTCTCCCGCTCCCGCGGgttcggcgccgccggcctcgccgcgctcgtcgccgcgTTCCCCAATCTCACGGACCTCGACCTCTCCAATGGCCTCGACCTCGGggatgccgcggcggcggaggtggccaaGGCGCGCCGCCTCCAGAGGCTCTCGCTGTCGCGATGCAAGCGCATCACTGACATGGGGCTCGGATGCATCGCCGTCGGATGCCCCGACCTGCGCGAGCTCTCGCTCAAGTGGTGCATCGGGGTCACTCATCTGGGACTAGACCTCCTTGCCCTCAAGTGCAACAAGCTCAACATCCTGGATCTCTCCTACACCATG ATAGTAAAAAAATGCTTTCCAGCCATCATGAAGCTACAAAATCTACAAGTGTTACTACTGGTGGGATGTAATGGAATTGATGATGATGCCCTTACTAGTCTTGATCAAGAATGCAGCAAATCACTACAG GTTCTTGATATGTCAAACTCTTACAATGTCACTCATGTCGGTGTTCTGTCCATTGTGAAGGCAATGCCGAATCTATTGGAACTCAATCTATCATACTGCTCTCCT GTTACTCCTTCTATGTCAAGCAGCTTCGAAATGATTCATAAATTGCAGAAACTGAAGCTGGATGGTTGCCAATTCATGGATGATGGATTAAAATCCATTGGGAAATCCTGTGTTTCTTTGAGGGAGTTAAGTCTGAGCAAATGTTCTGGAGTGACAGACACAGACCTTTCTTTTGTCGTGCCAAGACTGAAAAATTTGCTGAAGCTGGATGTTACTTGTTGTCGCAAAATCACTGATGTTTCATTAGCTGCCATCACAACCTCATGCCCATCCCTCATCTCTCTGAGAATGGAGTCCTGTAGCCTTGTTTCCAGCAAAGGACTACAGCTGATTGGAAGGCGCTGCACTCACTTGGAGGAATTGGATCTTACTGACACTGATTTGGATGATGAAGGTTTGAAAGCTCTCTCTGGATGCAGCAAACTTTCAAGCCTAAAAATTGGCATATGCTTGAGGATAACTGATGAGGGCCTTAGACACGTTAGCAAGTCCTGTCCAGATCTCCGAGATATCGATTTGTACAG GTCTGGGGCGATCAGTGATGAAGGGGTTACTCATATAGCTCAAGGATGCCCAATGTTAGAGTCTATCAATATGTCCTACTGCACAAAATTAACAGACTGTTCACTGAGATCACTTTCAAAATGCATAAAGCTGAACACATTGGAGATTCGTGGCTGCCCCATGGTTTCATCTGCTGGTCTCTCGGAAATTGCAACAGGATGCAGGCTACTTTCTAAGCTTGATATCAAGAAATGCTTTGAGATCAATGACATGGGAATGATTTTCCTTTCCCAATTCTCTCACAACCTCCGGCAG ATAAACTTGTCATATTGTTCGGTCACCGACATTGGGCTTATATCCCTTTCAAGCATATGTGGCTTGCAGAACATGACCATTGTGCATTTAGCGGGTGTTACGCCTAATGGACTGATAGCTGCTCTTATGGTCTGTGGTTTGAGAAAAGTGAAGCTTCATGAAGCATTCAAATCCATGGTGCCATCACATATGCTCAAAGTTGTTGAAGCCCGTGGTTGTCTTTTCCAGTGGATTAATAAACCCTACCAG GTTGCGGTAGAACCGTGTGACGTATGGAAGCAGCAGTCGCAGGATTTGCTTGTACAGTGA
- the LOC127757096 gene encoding E3 ubiquitin-protein ligase EL5-like, with protein sequence MAASVECAVCLSVVDEGEKVRQLPACGHVFHQECINMWLSSHASCPVCHGKAAPADELADAIAVHISVKRDVVVPASSPPPSSPAGSPPAARIRACPSSLRPPLA encoded by the coding sequence ATGGCGGCGTCGGTCGAGTGCGCGGTCTGCCTCAGCGTCGTCGACGAGGGGGAGAAGGTGAGGCAGCTCCCGGCGTGCGGGCATGTTTTCCACCAGGAGTGCATCAACATGTGGCTCTCGTCCCACGCCTCATGCCCGGTCTGCCACGGGAAGGCTGCGCCAGCCGACGAGCTTGCCGACGCCATAGCCGTGCACATATCGGTGAAGCGCGACGTCGTCGTGccagcctcctcgccgccgccgagctcgcccgCCGGCTCTCCGCCCGCAGCTCGCATCCGTGCATGCCCATCGTCTCTCCGCCCGCCGCTGGCCTGA